From Streptomyces asiaticus, one genomic window encodes:
- a CDS encoding IS110 family transposase, protein MSAIFCGIDWAEGHHDIALVDGDGAQLAKRRISDDSAGFHALMELLTRHGDSAEDPIPVAIETPRGLLVACLRATGRKIYAINPLAAARYRDRASVSRAKSDAADARVLANILRTDRHAHRPLPDDSEAGQAVAVLARAHQDAIWDRQQTINRLRSHLREYYPAALTAFHGPGKPGLDSPRARVILTAAPTPADAAKLTRSQLRALLKRGERPRRGIEAEVERLREIFGADYLRQLPQVEQALGHQATALIRQVDAACTSVAQLAAATEEAFLAHPDADIITSFPGLSVLSGARVLAEIGDDRERFADARSMKAYAGAAPITRASGRSHVVVARTVKNQRLASAGHMWAFAALRTQAPRAHYDRRRAGGERHTAALRNLFNKLLGCLYHCLQRRTLFDPDRAFTPPMDLAAEHLLDPPAT, encoded by the coding sequence TTGAGCGCGATCTTCTGCGGCATCGACTGGGCGGAAGGACACCACGACATAGCTCTGGTGGATGGGGACGGTGCCCAGCTGGCCAAGCGGCGGATCAGCGATGACAGCGCAGGATTCCACGCGCTGATGGAACTGCTGACCCGACACGGCGACAGTGCCGAGGACCCAATCCCAGTCGCCATCGAGACCCCACGGGGGCTGCTCGTCGCCTGCCTCCGGGCCACCGGCCGCAAGATTTACGCAATCAACCCATTGGCCGCCGCCCGATACCGCGATCGCGCCAGCGTGTCCCGAGCCAAGTCCGATGCAGCTGACGCCCGGGTCCTGGCCAACATCCTGCGGACCGACCGGCACGCTCACCGCCCCCTGCCTGACGATAGCGAAGCCGGGCAGGCCGTTGCCGTCCTGGCCCGCGCTCACCAGGACGCCATCTGGGATCGGCAGCAGACGATCAACCGGCTCCGCTCACACCTGCGCGAGTACTACCCGGCCGCCCTCACGGCCTTCCACGGCCCCGGAAAACCCGGACTCGACTCGCCACGCGCCCGCGTGATCCTGACCGCCGCACCCACGCCTGCCGACGCCGCCAAACTCACCCGCAGCCAGCTGCGCGCGCTGCTCAAGCGCGGCGAGCGTCCGCGCCGCGGAATCGAAGCCGAGGTCGAACGACTTCGGGAGATCTTCGGCGCGGACTACCTCCGACAGCTGCCGCAGGTCGAACAGGCTCTGGGACACCAGGCAACAGCCCTCATCCGGCAGGTCGACGCCGCTTGCACCAGCGTCGCCCAGCTCGCGGCGGCAACGGAGGAAGCATTCCTCGCGCACCCAGATGCCGACATCATCACCAGCTTCCCGGGACTGTCCGTGCTCTCCGGAGCACGCGTCCTCGCAGAGATCGGAGACGACCGCGAACGCTTCGCGGACGCCCGGTCCATGAAGGCATACGCTGGCGCGGCACCCATTACGCGGGCCTCCGGCCGCAGCCACGTCGTCGTGGCCCGCACCGTCAAGAACCAACGGCTGGCCTCAGCCGGCCACATGTGGGCCTTCGCGGCCCTCCGCACGCAGGCTCCACGCGCCCACTACGACCGACGGCGTGCTGGCGGAGAACGCCACACCGCAGCTCTCAGGAACCTGTTCAACAAACTGCTCGGCTGCCTCTACCACTGCCTGCAGCGCCGCACGCTATTCGACCCCGATCGTGCCTTCACACCGCCTATGGACCTCGCCGCCGAG
- a CDS encoding NADP-dependent oxidoreductase, with the protein MGQAWGFGRYGGPEVQEFFDRPDPVPGRGEVLIQVDVVGVNPLDHLLRSGLVDGLDGGRPFPRVLGMEAAGTVLARGEDVNGLEVGDAVFGFALTGGGTYAETTVLSAPNTARIPEGLSATVAATLPVAGTTAVDVLDQLGLPAGATVLVNGVGGGVGLAVARLAIERELRVIGTGSTAKREHAEAIGVRFIDYTAEDVAAAARELVPDGFDGIVDLAGGTSLRTVAPLAQDPRNVIAVGDMSVPDLGGRFVERRVDRENLERSARLALDGLLAPVITAVHPLSDAPAALAPSRTVTPRARLSSRWHEKCPAV; encoded by the coding sequence ATGGGGCAGGCGTGGGGTTTCGGCAGGTATGGCGGGCCCGAGGTGCAGGAGTTCTTCGATCGTCCCGATCCCGTCCCCGGTCGCGGTGAGGTGCTGATCCAGGTCGACGTCGTCGGCGTGAATCCCCTCGACCACCTTCTGCGCTCAGGTCTGGTCGACGGGCTCGACGGCGGGCGTCCGTTTCCCCGCGTGCTGGGCATGGAGGCAGCCGGAACCGTTCTCGCCCGGGGCGAGGACGTCAACGGGCTTGAGGTGGGTGACGCGGTCTTCGGCTTCGCACTCACCGGTGGCGGCACCTACGCCGAGACGACGGTGCTGTCCGCGCCGAACACCGCGCGCATCCCGGAGGGTCTGTCCGCGACCGTGGCGGCAACGCTGCCAGTGGCCGGGACGACCGCGGTGGACGTGCTCGACCAGCTCGGCCTCCCGGCCGGTGCCACGGTCCTGGTCAACGGAGTCGGGGGCGGGGTGGGCCTCGCCGTCGCCCGGCTGGCTATCGAGCGCGAGCTGCGTGTGATCGGCACCGGGAGTACCGCCAAACGCGAGCACGCCGAGGCCATCGGGGTGCGGTTCATCGACTACACCGCCGAGGACGTCGCCGCCGCGGCACGCGAGCTGGTTCCGGACGGCTTCGACGGGATCGTCGACCTGGCCGGAGGCACCTCGCTGCGGACGGTCGCTCCGCTGGCCCAGGATCCCCGCAACGTCATCGCTGTGGGTGATATGTCTGTGCCCGATCTCGGTGGGCGTTTCGTCGAGCGTCGCGTCGACCGCGAGAACCTGGAGCGGTCGGCCCGGCTGGCCCTCGACGGACTCCTCGCACCCGTAATCACCGCGGTCCATCCGCTCTCCGACGCCCCGGCCGCCCTCGCACCGTCGAGAACGGTCACACCTCGGGCAAGGTTGTCATCAAGGTGGCATGAGAAGTGCCCGGCCGTCTGA
- a CDS encoding MerR family transcriptional regulator: MRIGELSKRTGVSPRSLRYYEEQGLLTSSRSDAGQRHYSDAAVQRVSLIRQLFDAGMSSRVIATVLPCVDVPGDLGVAEETFMAMMRERDRIDADIARLIETRDALDVLIRANSRHRAELSTAPEPVAQSA; the protein is encoded by the coding sequence ATGCGGATAGGCGAGTTGTCCAAGCGCACGGGCGTGAGTCCGCGCTCACTGCGGTACTACGAAGAGCAGGGCCTGCTGACCAGCTCACGCTCCGACGCGGGGCAGCGTCACTATTCCGATGCTGCGGTCCAGCGCGTGTCGCTCATTCGACAGCTGTTCGACGCGGGTATGTCCAGCCGGGTGATCGCGACTGTGCTGCCGTGTGTGGACGTCCCGGGTGACCTGGGCGTCGCCGAGGAGACGTTCATGGCGATGATGCGCGAGCGCGACCGGATCGACGCCGACATCGCGCGCCTGATCGAGACCCGGGATGCACTCGACGTGCTGATCAGGGCCAACAGCCGGCACCGGGCGGAGCTGTCCACGGCCCCGGAACCGGTGGCGCAGTCGGCCTGA
- a CDS encoding CpaF family protein: MDSPVEKLRRKLRRELAARLSERIRADEEAGRREVPASERRRQAEAILAAAAEEHTRIQLSRGGSVVPPETEQQILTQVLDEVFGLAGLEPLLRNPEIENINVTGDRVFVRYADGRREQLPAVTGSDTELIELIRDLAARSGVEERRFDRGTPGVSFHLPGGERAFAVMAVTARPSLSIRRHRLEKITLAELRELGTVDQALSSFLRAMVRARKNVLITGGTVMGKTTMLRALASEIPPWERLITIEDTFELGLDADSERHPDVVAMQAREANVEGQGAVTQAELVRWALRMSPDRVIVGEVRGPEVIPMCNAMSQGNDGSMGTLHASTSRGAFTKLAAYAVQGPEKLPLEATNLLLASALHFVVHLNTGRGGGRVVASIREVVDADDKQVVSNEVFRPGPDGRAVPGAPLRAETEEDLAAAGFDAGLLKRPEWVWRS, from the coding sequence GTGGATTCTCCTGTGGAAAAACTGCGGCGCAAGCTGCGCCGGGAGCTGGCTGCGCGCCTGTCCGAGCGCATCCGGGCTGACGAGGAAGCGGGCCGTCGGGAGGTTCCGGCGAGCGAGCGTCGCAGGCAGGCGGAGGCGATCCTGGCCGCGGCCGCCGAGGAGCACACGCGCATCCAACTGAGCCGCGGTGGCAGCGTCGTACCGCCGGAGACCGAACAGCAGATCCTGACGCAAGTACTGGATGAAGTCTTCGGCCTGGCCGGCCTGGAGCCGCTGCTGCGCAACCCGGAGATCGAGAACATCAACGTCACCGGGGACCGGGTCTTCGTCCGCTACGCCGACGGCCGCCGCGAGCAGCTGCCTGCCGTGACGGGGTCGGACACCGAGCTGATCGAGCTCATTCGCGATCTGGCCGCACGCTCCGGAGTGGAGGAACGGCGCTTCGACCGGGGGACGCCGGGGGTCAGTTTCCATCTGCCCGGCGGGGAGCGCGCCTTCGCCGTGATGGCGGTCACCGCTCGCCCGTCCCTGTCGATCCGACGACACCGCCTTGAGAAGATCACGCTCGCCGAGCTGCGTGAGCTGGGGACGGTCGACCAGGCCTTGTCATCGTTCCTCCGTGCCATGGTCCGCGCGCGGAAGAACGTGCTGATCACCGGCGGCACGGTAATGGGGAAGACCACCATGCTGCGCGCCCTGGCCAGCGAAATCCCTCCGTGGGAGCGGCTGATCACGATCGAGGACACCTTTGAACTCGGACTGGACGCCGACAGCGAGCGGCATCCGGATGTGGTGGCGATGCAGGCGCGCGAGGCCAACGTCGAGGGCCAAGGAGCCGTCACCCAGGCGGAACTGGTGCGATGGGCGCTGCGGATGTCCCCGGACCGCGTCATCGTCGGCGAGGTCCGCGGACCTGAAGTCATCCCGATGTGCAACGCCATGAGCCAGGGAAACGACGGCTCCATGGGCACCCTCCACGCTTCCACCAGCCGCGGGGCCTTCACCAAACTGGCCGCCTACGCCGTCCAGGGCCCGGAGAAGCTCCCGCTGGAAGCCACGAACCTCCTCCTCGCCTCCGCCCTGCACTTCGTGGTCCACCTGAATACAGGACGAGGCGGAGGCCGGGTGGTCGCCTCGATCCGGGAGGTGGTCGACGCCGACGACAAGCAGGTGGTATCCAACGAAGTCTTCCGGCCCGGCCCGGACGGCCGAGCGGTGCCGGGAGCGCCGCTGCGCGCCGAGACGGAAGAAGACCTTGCCGCCGCCGGGTTCGACGCAGGGCTGCTCAAGCGCCCGGAATGGGTGTGGCGGTCATGA
- a CDS encoding type II secretion system F family protein: protein MNGYAALLGLCGLGVATGLVVLVSAWHGNLPTGARTWRRRPRRAVTRWWVVAACVAGVLVGSVTGWVVGALLAAMATWSVPRILEATRADQQQTARIEGIAGWTEMLRDTLAAAAGLEQTIMATAHTAPKAIRPHVLGLSARLAGGERLTVGLRRLQADLDDSTADLVIAALMLASEHQARQLTPLLGELAATARAQVQMRQRVDASRTRMRTTVRVVMATTLVFAGGLTLLNPEFLSPYDSATGQLILLLIGVIFTVGFAWLRRMARIEEPERFLTPEPLGDAAEYQGVSR, encoded by the coding sequence ATGAACGGCTACGCAGCCCTGCTCGGCCTGTGCGGACTCGGGGTGGCCACCGGCCTGGTCGTGCTGGTCAGTGCCTGGCACGGCAATCTTCCCACCGGTGCCCGAACGTGGCGCCGACGCCCGCGGCGCGCGGTGACGCGGTGGTGGGTGGTCGCGGCCTGCGTGGCCGGGGTGCTGGTCGGGAGTGTCACCGGCTGGGTGGTCGGGGCGCTGCTGGCGGCGATGGCCACCTGGAGCGTGCCGCGCATCCTGGAGGCGACCAGGGCCGATCAGCAGCAGACCGCCCGGATTGAGGGCATAGCCGGGTGGACCGAGATGCTCCGCGACACCCTCGCCGCCGCGGCCGGTCTGGAGCAGACCATCATGGCCACCGCACACACCGCGCCCAAGGCCATCCGACCCCACGTGCTGGGTCTGTCGGCCCGGCTGGCCGGTGGCGAACGCCTGACCGTGGGGCTGCGGCGGTTGCAGGCCGACCTGGACGATTCGACCGCCGATTTGGTGATCGCCGCCCTCATGCTGGCCTCAGAGCACCAGGCGCGTCAGCTCACGCCCCTGCTGGGCGAGCTGGCTGCCACTGCCCGCGCGCAGGTTCAGATGCGCCAGCGGGTCGACGCCAGCCGCACCCGGATGCGCACCACCGTCCGCGTGGTGATGGCCACCACTTTGGTCTTCGCCGGAGGACTGACCCTGCTCAACCCGGAATTCCTGAGCCCGTACGACTCCGCCACCGGACAGCTGATCCTTCTGCTGATCGGGGTGATCTTCACCGTCGGGTTCGCCTGGCTGCGCCGGATGGCCCGGATCGAAGAGCCTGAACGATTCCTCACACCAGAACCACTGGGCGACGCCGCCGAGTACCAGGGGGTGAGCCGGTGA
- a CDS encoding type II secretion system F family protein: MPESSLHKDLAITERSVEVHLAEKAALALTGLLLPVAVELLLTLGGRPLPWAMPLAGSLALAVGGFLLPDAMVRSEAAKRRAAFRHALGAFLDLVHLLLAGGAGVEGALADAAKVGHGWAFQQLGRALDIARLTRTSPWKTLGQLGDELEINELSELAAALSLAGTEGAKVRASLAAKATALRHQGGSEAEAEANAATERMTLPAALMAVGFIVFVFYPALTHVTTSL, translated from the coding sequence TTGCCCGAGAGCTCCCTCCACAAGGACTTGGCGATCACCGAGCGTTCGGTCGAGGTCCACCTGGCCGAAAAGGCCGCGCTGGCCCTGACCGGCCTGCTGCTCCCCGTGGCGGTCGAGCTCCTACTGACCCTCGGCGGCCGTCCCCTCCCATGGGCCATGCCCCTGGCCGGGTCGCTGGCATTGGCGGTGGGTGGCTTTCTCCTGCCGGACGCCATGGTGCGCTCCGAAGCCGCCAAGCGCAGGGCTGCCTTCCGTCACGCGCTCGGCGCCTTCCTGGACCTCGTCCATCTCCTGCTCGCCGGAGGCGCCGGAGTCGAGGGGGCGCTGGCGGACGCGGCGAAGGTCGGGCATGGCTGGGCCTTCCAACAACTGGGCCGTGCGCTGGATATCGCCCGGCTTACCCGCACCTCCCCCTGGAAGACCCTGGGACAGCTCGGTGACGAACTGGAGATCAATGAGCTCTCCGAGCTCGCCGCCGCACTCTCCCTGGCCGGCACTGAAGGCGCCAAAGTCCGCGCCTCGCTCGCCGCCAAGGCCACCGCGCTGCGCCACCAAGGAGGCAGCGAGGCCGAGGCCGAGGCCAACGCGGCAACCGAACGGATGACCCTGCCAGCGGCGCTCATGGCGGTCGGCTTCATCGTCTTCGTCTTCTACCCCGCCCTGACCCACGTCACCACGTCGCTGTAA
- a CDS encoding TadE/TadG family type IV pilus assembly protein, which yields MLERARDDRGAVTTEIVLVLPLLFTLVLVIAQVTVWAHATHMAQATASHALSATRVEDGTVQSGRSDAQRVLDQLGHGPLRGAHISVTRDVERASVRVEGTATSVVPFLHLPVHAEAAGPVEKFHLADQAAP from the coding sequence TTGTTGGAGCGGGCTCGGGATGACCGTGGAGCGGTCACCACCGAGATCGTGCTCGTCCTGCCGCTGCTGTTCACCCTGGTGCTGGTGATCGCGCAGGTCACCGTGTGGGCGCACGCCACCCACATGGCGCAGGCCACCGCCTCACACGCCCTGTCCGCCACCCGCGTGGAAGACGGCACCGTCCAGTCCGGCAGATCCGACGCCCAGCGGGTCCTGGACCAGCTCGGCCACGGGCCATTGCGCGGCGCGCACATCAGCGTGACCCGCGACGTGGAGCGTGCCTCGGTGCGCGTGGAGGGTACCGCCACCAGTGTCGTGCCGTTCCTGCATCTGCCGGTCCACGCGGAAGCGGCCGGCCCGGTGGAGAAGTTCCACCTTGCCGACCAGGCCGCGCCATGA
- a CDS encoding TadE/TadG family type IV pilus assembly protein, with amino-acid sequence MRALRGDQGSATAELVLLIPVLLLAVWFLVYCSRLPDARLRLEDAAHQATRAASQARSPSTAARQARSTATAALDQAGIACQSLTVDTRGSLQPGSTVTVTVSCTVGLYDLALLQLPGTTVLQARFAAPVDVYRGRAPGAATATSIDSPQESP; translated from the coding sequence ATGCGTGCTCTCCGTGGTGACCAGGGATCAGCGACAGCCGAGCTCGTCCTTCTCATCCCGGTCCTGCTCCTGGCGGTGTGGTTCCTCGTCTACTGCTCGCGACTGCCCGATGCACGATTGCGCCTTGAGGACGCCGCGCACCAAGCCACCCGCGCCGCAAGCCAGGCGCGCAGTCCGTCCACCGCCGCCCGCCAGGCCCGCTCCACAGCCACCGCAGCACTGGACCAGGCGGGGATTGCCTGCCAGTCCCTCACTGTGGACACCCGCGGCAGCCTGCAACCCGGCTCGACGGTGACCGTCACCGTCTCCTGCACGGTCGGCCTGTATGACCTCGCGCTGCTCCAACTCCCCGGCACCACGGTGCTCCAAGCCCGTTTCGCCGCGCCGGTTGATGTCTACCGCGGCAGAGCTCCCGGCGCCGCCACGGCGACTTCCATCGACTCCCCGCAGGAGAGCCCGTGA
- a CDS encoding winged helix-turn-helix transcriptional regulator: MINGEWIPDVLVALAEGPKQYTRLLDTIREKTHEDGWSETRHLYLQESVLNRTLRRLEREELIERHREPTFPYRARYQLTSAADELLTALTPLAEWPKHHADLVSRAQQAGHKEQ; the protein is encoded by the coding sequence ATGATCAACGGAGAATGGATACCCGACGTCCTGGTCGCACTGGCAGAAGGACCCAAACAATACACCCGATTACTGGACACAATCCGAGAAAAGACTCATGAAGACGGCTGGTCGGAAACTCGACACCTCTACCTTCAAGAAAGTGTATTGAACCGAACCCTGAGGCGCCTGGAGCGGGAGGAACTCATTGAACGCCACCGCGAGCCCACATTTCCCTACCGTGCCCGCTACCAATTGACGTCAGCTGCCGACGAGCTGCTGACAGCTCTCACGCCGCTGGCGGAGTGGCCCAAACATCACGCGGACCTTGTGAGTCGTGCCCAGCAAGCGGGGCACAAGGAGCAGTAG
- a CDS encoding MbtH family protein — protein MTNPFEDADGTYLVLVNDEGQYSLWPSFAEVPAGWQVKVQETDRQTCMDYINEHWTDMRPNSLIAAMDGKAS, from the coding sequence GTGACGAACCCGTTTGAGGACGCCGACGGCACGTACCTGGTTCTCGTCAACGACGAAGGTCAGTACTCGCTTTGGCCGTCGTTCGCCGAGGTGCCGGCCGGCTGGCAGGTCAAGGTCCAGGAAACCGACCGCCAGACCTGCATGGACTACATCAACGAGCACTGGACCGATATGCGTCCGAACAGCCTGATTGCCGCAATGGACGGGAAGGCCTCCTAG
- a CDS encoding phosphatase PAP2 family protein, producing MKTWSVRIVVGGLVLLTVGWLLSMRVTPGSGEENPGAGAYRDITSFAAESPAWLQKLAEIGTEAGILVCLALAVIACWRARSEHHRKMAAALLVPVATGVAYVLSELVKSGIEEERPCRAVARAHPIAECPELGDWSFPSNHSVIVAGLMAALFLVWRAGAWLALPIAVLTAFSRVYLGVHYLHDVVAGFLVGAVVAPVVLRLLIRPGELIVARLRAVDVLRPVLTASGPAGASTAAHAADTRTVRAPAHSTHTENTHTEDTHTGNTRAEGTRP from the coding sequence GTGAAGACATGGTCTGTGCGGATCGTTGTCGGCGGACTGGTTCTGCTGACGGTCGGCTGGCTGCTGAGCATGCGGGTGACGCCGGGATCGGGCGAGGAGAATCCCGGCGCCGGCGCGTACCGCGACATCACGTCGTTCGCGGCGGAGTCGCCCGCCTGGCTCCAGAAGCTCGCGGAAATCGGCACCGAGGCAGGCATCCTGGTGTGTCTCGCGCTGGCCGTCATCGCCTGCTGGCGGGCCCGGAGCGAGCACCACCGGAAGATGGCGGCGGCGCTGCTCGTCCCGGTCGCCACCGGGGTCGCCTATGTGCTGAGCGAGCTCGTCAAGAGCGGGATCGAGGAGGAGCGCCCCTGCCGGGCCGTCGCCCGGGCACACCCGATCGCCGAATGCCCGGAGCTGGGCGACTGGTCCTTTCCCAGCAACCACTCGGTGATCGTCGCGGGCCTCATGGCAGCGCTGTTCCTGGTCTGGCGGGCCGGGGCCTGGCTGGCGCTGCCGATCGCCGTCCTGACCGCATTCTCCCGGGTCTACCTGGGAGTGCACTACCTGCACGACGTGGTGGCGGGCTTCCTCGTCGGCGCGGTCGTCGCGCCCGTCGTGCTCCGGCTGCTCATCCGGCCGGGGGAGTTGATTGTCGCGCGGCTGCGGGCCGTCGATGTGCTGCGGCCGGTCCTGACGGCGTCCGGCCCGGCCGGCGCTTCCACGGCGGCGCACGCCGCGGACACGCGCACCGTACGTGCGCCCGCCCACAGCACGCACACGGAAAACACGCACACGGAAGACACGCACACCGGAAACACCCGCGCCGAAGGCACGCGCCCATGA
- a CDS encoding TauD/TfdA family dioxygenase: protein MTASAWKPLEIRPEGIAPSAQGLVEYLRDRTDFADVLTREKAVVFRGFHVAEQELEAVMDLLLPNRLSYLHGTSPRTKVGANVYTSTEYPPEETISMHNELSYSHEWPSRLFFYCATAPATGGATPVVDGGLWLDSLDPEVREAYAGGLRYIQNLHDGLGLGRSWKEAFETEDREAVESFLDAGQADWKWLPDGTLRIISQVQPATIKHPVTGTEVWFNQSDQFHPAALGDEVAAELAQIMPPEELPQSVSFADGSPIPDEYVLQVRDRGLAAAVNVDWYEGDLMVIDNVAVGHGRRPFTGDRRVLVAMSG, encoded by the coding sequence GTGACCGCATCGGCCTGGAAACCGCTGGAAATACGACCCGAGGGCATTGCCCCCAGCGCACAGGGGCTGGTCGAGTACCTGCGGGACCGGACGGACTTCGCCGACGTGCTGACCCGCGAGAAGGCCGTCGTCTTCCGCGGTTTCCACGTGGCCGAGCAGGAGCTGGAAGCGGTGATGGACCTGCTCCTGCCGAACCGCCTCTCGTACCTGCACGGCACCTCTCCGCGTACCAAAGTGGGCGCCAATGTCTACACCTCCACGGAATACCCGCCGGAGGAGACGATCTCCATGCACAACGAGCTGTCGTACAGCCACGAATGGCCGTCCCGGCTGTTCTTCTACTGCGCCACGGCCCCGGCCACGGGCGGCGCCACCCCGGTGGTTGATGGCGGGCTGTGGCTCGACTCGCTCGACCCGGAGGTGCGGGAGGCGTACGCGGGCGGCCTGCGCTACATCCAGAACCTCCACGACGGTCTGGGTCTGGGCCGCAGCTGGAAGGAGGCCTTCGAGACCGAGGACCGGGAGGCCGTGGAGTCCTTCCTCGATGCGGGGCAGGCGGACTGGAAGTGGCTTCCGGACGGAACCCTGCGGATCATCTCGCAGGTACAGCCGGCCACGATCAAGCACCCGGTCACCGGTACGGAAGTCTGGTTCAACCAGTCCGACCAGTTCCACCCCGCGGCCCTCGGGGACGAGGTGGCGGCCGAGCTGGCCCAGATCATGCCGCCCGAGGAACTGCCGCAGTCCGTCTCCTTCGCGGACGGCAGCCCCATCCCCGACGAGTACGTGCTCCAGGTGCGCGACCGCGGCCTGGCTGCGGCCGTGAACGTCGACTGGTACGAAGGCGACCTGATGGTGATCGACAACGTGGCGGTCGGCCACGGGCGTCGGCCCTTCACCGGTGACCGGCGGGTGCTGGTCGCGATGTCCGGCTGA
- the panD gene encoding aspartate 1-decarboxylase, translating into MFRTMLKSKIHRATVTQADLHYVGSLTLDPLLMEAADLLPNELVHIVDINNGSRLETYVIEGERGSGTVKINGAAARLVHEGDLVIVIGYGLVAEERAREVKPRVVFVDEHNRILEEGDDPGWPERL; encoded by the coding sequence ATGTTCCGCACCATGCTCAAGTCGAAGATCCACCGGGCCACGGTGACCCAGGCGGACCTGCACTACGTCGGTTCGCTCACCCTCGACCCGCTGCTGATGGAAGCCGCTGACCTGCTCCCGAACGAGCTGGTCCACATCGTCGACATCAACAACGGCTCCCGCCTGGAGACCTATGTCATCGAGGGGGAGCGGGGCTCCGGCACCGTGAAGATCAACGGAGCCGCCGCTCGTCTCGTCCACGAGGGCGACCTCGTCATCGTCATCGGGTACGGCCTGGTGGCGGAGGAGCGGGCCCGCGAGGTGAAGCCGCGGGTGGTGTTCGTCGACGAGCACAACCGCATCCTCGAAGAGGGCGACGATCCCGGGTGGCCGGAGCGGCTTTGA
- a CDS encoding branched-chain amino acid aminotransferase, with product MTDIVTDRTARTTVAAQAPKSPEFGASFTAHMVTASWTADGGWSPLVLQPHGPLPMSPAMVGLHYGQVVFEGLKAHRRTDGTVSVFRPDRHAARLAESARRLAIPPLPERLFLDAVDLLVAADQDELQHVGPNAPALSLYLRPLLYASEAHLGLRPAREYAFLLIAFVTGGFFADGPEPVPVWVSTRHHRAAPGGTGAVKFAGNYAPTYLAQEEAARAGCRQVVWLDAAERRWVEELGGMNLFFVRGRGAGAQVVTPPLGGTLLPGVTRDSLLHLATRLGYETREERVAVDQWRAECAAGTITETFASGTAAAVTPVGSVRHGDAEWRIGDGGAGPVTLALHNALTGVQTGRSPAPDGWLRKVPPRR from the coding sequence ATGACCGACATCGTGACTGATCGCACGGCCCGTACCACGGTCGCGGCGCAGGCTCCGAAGAGCCCAGAGTTCGGCGCGTCCTTCACCGCGCACATGGTGACGGCGTCCTGGACCGCCGACGGCGGGTGGTCCCCGCTGGTACTGCAGCCGCACGGTCCTCTTCCCATGTCGCCCGCCATGGTCGGGCTGCACTACGGGCAGGTCGTCTTCGAAGGGCTCAAGGCCCATCGCCGGACCGACGGAACGGTGAGCGTCTTCCGCCCCGACCGCCATGCCGCACGGCTCGCCGAGTCGGCCCGCCGGCTGGCCATTCCTCCGCTGCCGGAGCGCCTGTTCCTCGACGCCGTCGACCTCCTGGTGGCCGCCGACCAGGACGAGCTGCAGCACGTCGGGCCGAACGCCCCCGCACTCAGCCTGTATCTCCGCCCGCTGCTCTACGCCAGCGAGGCGCACCTGGGGCTGCGGCCCGCGCGCGAGTACGCGTTCCTGCTCATCGCTTTCGTCACCGGCGGCTTCTTCGCCGACGGCCCCGAACCGGTGCCCGTATGGGTCAGTACGCGGCACCACCGGGCGGCGCCGGGCGGCACGGGGGCCGTGAAGTTCGCGGGCAACTACGCCCCCACCTATCTCGCCCAGGAGGAGGCGGCCCGCGCGGGCTGCCGGCAGGTGGTCTGGCTGGACGCGGCGGAACGGCGCTGGGTGGAGGAGCTGGGCGGGATGAACCTCTTCTTCGTACGGGGCCGCGGCGCCGGCGCCCAGGTGGTGACGCCGCCGCTCGGCGGCACGCTGCTGCCGGGGGTCACCCGCGATTCCCTGCTCCACCTCGCGACACGGCTCGGGTACGAGACACGAGAGGAGCGCGTTGCGGTGGACCAGTGGCGGGCGGAGTGCGCCGCGGGGACCATCACCGAGACCTTCGCCTCGGGTACGGCGGCGGCGGTCACGCCGGTGGGTTCGGTACGGCACGGCGACGCCGAGTGGCGGATCGGCGACGGCGGGGCCGGCCCGGTGACGCTCGCCCTGCACAACGCGCTGACCGGTGTCCAGACGGGCCGCTCGCCGGCACCGGACGGCTGGCTCCGGAAGGTACCGCCCAGGCGGTGA